The following is a genomic window from Pseudomonas lurida.
GGAAACCTGAGCCCGTGACTGCCAATGGAACTGCCCATGTCGCGCCGAAACGTCGATCTTCCACCCCTCAACTGCCTGCAGACCTTCGAGGCGGCGGCCCGTCATTTGAGCTTCACCCAGGCGGCCCATGAACTGAACCTGACCCAGAGTGCCGTCAGCCGCCAGGTCAAGCGCCTCGAGGAAGACCTGGCGCGCCCACTGTTTTATCGGCTGGCCCAGGGCTTGAGCCTGACGCCCGCCGGTGTGCGTTACTTCCGTACCATCCAACGCCTGTTGCGCGAACTCGACCGCGAGTCCGCCGAGTTGCGCCGTCGCGGCGCCGATCGCCAGTTGACCCTGGCCAGCACCCCCACCATCAGTTCGATCTGGCTCGCCGGTCTGTTGCCACAGTTCCAGCGCGAACACCCGGATCTGGATATCCGTATCCTGTGCAGCGAAAGCCCCAGCCACCTGGACGTCAGCGAATATGACCTGGGCCTGTTCTATCACCTGGATGACCTGCCGGCACCACACGGCCTGGAGTTGTCGCCAGTGTTCGATAGCGAGCAGGTCATTACCGTATGCAGTCCCGGCTACGTCGAGCGTCACGGTCCGATTCGCGACCTGCAACACCTGTTGCACGCTCACACCTTGTTGATTGTCGAGGACCATTATCACGACTGGCTGACCTGGACCGACTGGTTCGCTGACGCCGGCGCCGACTACTACACCCCGCGTCATGCGCTGCGTACCAACAGTTATCAACTGCTGATGCAGTCGGCGGTGATGGGGCATGGTGTCGCGTTGGGCTGGAAGAGTCTGCTGGAGGACGACCTCGCGTCCGGCCGCCTGCAAATGGCCTTGCCCCACACCATGCATAGCCGCGGCCGCCTGCATTTGATGCAACCCCATCATCGCAACCCGCCCTTGGCGGTGCGCAGTTTTCGCCAATGGTTGCTCGCCCATGGCGGTCGCATGAACAGCCATGAGCCCGAGCCTACACACCCACCAGCCGGTAACCCACTTGCAGTTCGGTAATGAAATGCTGTGGCTGGGCAGGGTTCGCCTCGAGTTTTTGCCGTAAATGCGCCATGTGCACGCGCAGGTAATGCGCGCGGTCGACGTAATCCAGCCCCCAGACTTCCAGGAGTAACTGCCGGTGTGTCAGCACCCTGCTTTGGCCGCGAATCATGGCGCAGAGCAAGCGGTATTCGATGGGCGTCAGGTGCACTGAGTGG
Proteins encoded in this region:
- a CDS encoding LysR substrate-binding domain-containing protein, which encodes MSRRNVDLPPLNCLQTFEAAARHLSFTQAAHELNLTQSAVSRQVKRLEEDLARPLFYRLAQGLSLTPAGVRYFRTIQRLLRELDRESAELRRRGADRQLTLASTPTISSIWLAGLLPQFQREHPDLDIRILCSESPSHLDVSEYDLGLFYHLDDLPAPHGLELSPVFDSEQVITVCSPGYVERHGPIRDLQHLLHAHTLLIVEDHYHDWLTWTDWFADAGADYYTPRHALRTNSYQLLMQSAVMGHGVALGWKSLLEDDLASGRLQMALPHTMHSRGRLHLMQPHHRNPPLAVRSFRQWLLAHGGRMNSHEPEPTHPPAGNPLAVR